One genomic segment of Mastomys coucha isolate ucsf_1 unplaced genomic scaffold, UCSF_Mcou_1 pScaffold22, whole genome shotgun sequence includes these proteins:
- the Gdf15 gene encoding growth/differentiation factor 15: MALPALQAQPPGGSQLRFLLFLLLLLLLLSWPSQGDALAMPEQRRSFPESQLNADELRGRFQDLLSRLHANQSREDSNSEPTPDPAVRILNPEVRLGSHGHLLLRVNRTSLTQGLPEAYRVHRALLLLTPTTRPWDITRPLKRAISLQGPRAPALRLRLTPPPDLAMLPSGGARLELHLRVAAGRGRRSAHAHPRDSCPLGPGRCCHLESVQATLEDLGWSDWVLSPRQLQLSMCVGECPNLYRSANTHAQIKARLHGLQPDRVPAPCCVPSSYTPVVLMHRTDSGVSLQTYDDLVARGCHCA, encoded by the exons ATGGCCCTGCCCGCGCTCCAGGCCCAGCCACCAGGCGgctctcaactgaggttcctgctgttcctgttgctgttgctgctgctgctgtcatgGCCATCGCAGGGGGACGCTCTGGCAATGCCTGAGCAGCGACGCTCCTTCCCTGAGTCCCAGCTCAACGCCGACGAGCTACGGGGTCGCTTCCAGGACCTGCTGAGCCGGCTGCACGCCAACCAGAGCCGGGAGGACTCGAACTCAGAACCAACCCCCGACCCAGCTGTCCGGATACTCAATCCAGAGG TGCGACTGGGGTCCCACGGTCATCTGCTACTCCGCGTCAACCGGACGTCGCTGACTCAGGGTCTCCCCGAAGCCTACCGCGTGCACCGAGCTCTGCTCCTGCTGACGCCGACGACCCGGCCCTGGGACATCACTAGGCCCCTGAAGCGTGCGATCAGCCTCCAGGGACCCCGTGCTCCCGCACTGCGCCTGCGCCTGACGCCGCCTCCCGACCTGGCCATGCTGCCCTCTGGCGGCGCACGGCTGGAACTGCACTTACGCGTGGCCGCCGGCAGGGGGCGCCGAAGCGCGCATGCGCACCCAAGAGACTCGTGCCCGCTGGGTCCCGGGCGCTGCTGTCACCTGGAGAGTGTGCAGGCAACTCTCGAGGACCTGGGCTGGAGCGACTGGGTGCTGTCCCCGCGCCAGCTGCAGCTGAGCATGTGCGTGGGCGAGTGCCCCAACCTCTACCGCTCCGCGAACACGCATGCGCAGATCAAAGCACGCCTGCATGGCCTGCAGCCTGACAGGGTGCCTGCCCCGTGCTGTGTCCCCTCCAGCTACACCCCGGTGGTTCTTATGCACAGGACAGACAGTGGTGTGTCACTGCAGACTTATGATGACCTGGTGGCCCGGGGCTGCCACTGCGCTTGA
- the Lrrc25 gene encoding leucine-rich repeat-containing protein 25, with the protein MGSTGAGLLWSCLLMLLALLHKSGSQDLTCTVYQSSVDWTQTFNDACLNFSGLGLSLPRNQSLRASQAQVLDLSKNGLQVLPGVFFANLEKLQTLIVTHNQLDSVDRSLALRCDLELRADCGCGLASWYALRQNCSGQQLLCLHPATAAPRNLSTFLQVSCPPSWGPGTIGALVAGTIFLALVVSGSVLAWRLLRRRASEHSLSKAQNSHDVPRPVTDFLPRYSSRRPSPKAPDSPPSRFTADYENVFIGQPAEDCSWSAARSRPSEDSDCYMNYRSVDQDPQPVYCNLESLGRVPPDSEERVVSWR; encoded by the exons ATGGGGAGCACCGGGGCAGGGTTGCTGTGGTCATGTCTCCTGATGCTGTTGGCCCTGCTCCACAAGTCAGGAAGTCAAGATCTCACCTGCACGGTTTACCAGAGCAGTGTAGACTGGACACAAACATTTAATGATGCCTGCCTCAATTTCAGTGGCCTTGGCCTGTCCCTGCCAAGGAACCAGTCCTTGCGGGCCAGCCAAGCTCAAGTCCTGGACCTTTCTAAGAACGGCCTGCAGGTACTCCCTGGGGTCTTCTTCGCCAACCTGGAAAAGCTGCAAACCCTGATTGTCACTCACAACCAGCTGGACAGTGTGGACAGGTCGCTGGCCCTACGCTGTGACCTGGAGCTCAGGGCGGACTGCGGCTGTGGACTGGCCTCCTGGTATGCTCTCCGCCAGAACTGCTCAGGGCAGCAGCTGCTGTGTCTACACCCGGCCACTGCAGCTCCCAGGAACCTCTCCACCTTCCTTCAGGTCAGCTGTCCCCCCAGCTGGGGCCCGGGGACCATTGGTGCCCTTGTTGCTGGGACTATCTTCCTGGCTTTGGTTGTCAGTGGATCTGTGCTGGCCTGGAGACTTCTTCGCCGACGAGCCAGTGAGCACAGCCTTAGCAAAGCCCAGAATTCACACGATGTCCCCAGAccagtgacagacttcctgcCAAGGTACAGCAGCCGGCGACCCAGCCCCAAGGCCCCAGACTCGCCACCCAGCAGGTTCACAGCGGATTATGAGAATGTCTTCATTGGCCAGCCAGCGGAGGACTGCTCATGGTCTGCAGCCAG AAGCCGGCCTTCTGAGGACAGTGACTGCTACATGAACTACAGGAGTGTTGACCAGGACCCTCAGCCCGTCTATTGCAACCTGGAGTCCCTGGGGCGGGTCCCACCGGATAGTGAAGAGCGTGTGGTCTCGTGGCGCTGA